The genomic stretch AACCTAACTTCTCTGTTGTTCTGTATAAATCATACCCATGATTTTCTTCTGTTCTCTCGTAATCTTTTAGGGCTATTGTATTTATATTTACATCATTAGCCTCTATATATGTCGTTCCTCCTGATTCTGTTACTGCTCCTCTTGATACATAATTGTCAGCTTCTATATATGTTGTATTTCCTGAACTTATTACTCCTACATTTTGAATATCATCGTATATTCTGGTTCTCTCTTTTCCTTCAAGCCTGTCGTGTTCTTTTGTTTCTACTCCAGTGGTTACATTACTTATTGT from Sebaldella sp. S0638 encodes the following:
- a CDS encoding hemagglutinin repeat-containing protein, whose translation is TISNVTTGVETKEHDRLEGKERTRIYDDIQNVGVISSGNTTYIEADNYVSRGAVTESGGTTYIEANDVNINTIALKDYERTEENHGYDLYRTTEKLGSEVTGLDNVIINAGNDINIKGSTVASDGTVQLTAGNDINIENDKNTMYTESKRDKKGTFSSYSKLETNYQEGAVASTVIGNNVILDAGND